TTATGTTTTCACCATGTAAATGAtgagtttcttttttcactAGCTGATGATGATAAGGGACAATGGTGATGATAACATAACAAGAACGAGATGCACGCAAGCATCAAACTGATTGGCTTATTTCAAATTAGTATATTACACTAAACAAcacatctttattttttgttggtaGAGAAGGCTAATACTAACAAAAACTACTCGCCAATGTGAACAAGTACAATTCTGGAGACATCAACAAAATAACAGATATCAACCCTAGAGAGGGGATTAGAAAAAATATCTTCAGCTTGACTATGAGCCAATCAAACCAAAGCATCAACAATTTAGTTAGCCTCCATAAACATATACAATATCATTTTACAAGAAAACTGGTGGAAGAGACCTATAATCAACAATGAGGCAAATAAACCAAGATAAGTTTTCGCCTAACCCTCTAGGAAGGACCATCACTAGAGCATCTAATTCTACAACCAAACTAGCGAACCTCAAAGAAAGCACGAGATATAAACCAACCCTTTCATGACAACAATTCAATCACAACACTAGAAGTTATGCCCCCTAGAAAACCCATAGATCCAAAAACCACAATGATCCCGTTGTAGGTCCCCTCAAGTTGCCAGATCAAGACTACCCAACGCCAAAAATTCACATTCAACTTAACTCAATCAAGATCCAAATGAATCATCAAACTTCCATAGACATCACTAAGGGATTAGATTTGGCATCCCTAAAAGAGCATAAAGTTCAACCGCTCTATGTACAAAAAGTGGagacaaaatagataaaaaagaaTCTCAAAAGACTAAGTTGGTTCTATCAAGCCGAAGACTCCAAATCCATGGGAGACAAGAATTTTCAATGCACATCTTATTTATGCCTTATGACCTTTACAGAAAGATCAACTCTAATTTGACTACACCTATTATCATCTTTGTGCTATTTTAAGGAAACATGAATTACAATATATTCGAACTTCTAGTGCTTCCAAGTTCAATGGCTCCTATAAGAACCTTGGTTAAGCCtcagttgttttttttttcttgaaattcaacagttacaacttacaactaGGGGAGGTGGGTATTTAAATGCTAGTTCTCCTAATAAAGGAGAACATATTGTGGCATTGcactacaaggctcttggcaattGATTTGTGTTTCTAGCTTGCCTTTGGgtcaaaacttttattttcagGCAATGAACAAAAGACGCCTTCGATATGAATTGAAATCTTCCACAGTTAACTCACATGTGTAAGCTAGGATTTTTCTTCTATACACTTAACACAACAAACCAAATGGTCACAACCACAAACAATCCAAATTAAGCCTAATTACATACAACAACTTCAACCAGAGTAACAAATGAGAATTCCAAACTGGGCTGCAATTTCATTTCAATGACTTAAAACAAAGGATGTTTTAACACTACAATGACATGGAAACAAAGAGTACAAATGGTCCTAACTCCTAAGAACATTAAAAAGCTTCACTACAAGGCACATACAGATAAGGAAATTACATACAGTGACACAAAAGACTGAATTTGTTTTAACACATTATTAAGCTTTCTTGGGCGATTTAGTGGCCCTGGCTGGAGACTTGGGCTCCTTTGTGGCTGCCTTCTCGGTCTTCTTTGGAAGAAGGACAGGGTTGATGTTGGGAAGTACACCTCCATGTGCAATGGTCACACCTGCAAGAAGCTTTCCAAGCTCTTCGTCATTCCTCACGGCTAGCAACACATGCCTCGGGATAATCCTGTTTTTCTTGTTGTCTCTTGCAGCATTTCCAGCCAATTCCAAaacctaaaccaaaaaaacaaaatattcttAAAAGTGAACAAGTAAAACTAATTTACACAAATTAAGTTAAGACCAATACACACAAATCATAAGTTTAAGCAAACATATAGCAaatgtaacaaattaattaacCTATGACATCATCATTGCTTTATATCGTCAAACCAAATCACCAATTGATTTTATGATAAGGACAGGAATCGatcccaaatctcttattcgacgacaaaa
The DNA window shown above is from Quercus lobata isolate SW786 chromosome 7, ValleyOak3.0 Primary Assembly, whole genome shotgun sequence and carries:
- the LOC115953223 gene encoding histone H2A — translated: MDTGGKVKRGAGGRKGGGPKKKPVSRSVKAGLQFPVGRIGRYLKKGRYAQRVGTGAPVYLAAVLEYLAAEVLELAGNAARDNKKNRIIPRHVLLAVRNDEELGKLLAGVTIAHGGVLPNINPVLLPKKTEKAATKEPKSPARATKSPKKA